A portion of the Pomacea canaliculata isolate SZHN2017 linkage group LG13, ASM307304v1, whole genome shotgun sequence genome contains these proteins:
- the LOC112554237 gene encoding GTPase IMAP family member 4-like: protein MMASPTRGRFENFQEPECRLVVVGRTGSGKSSVVNILLDENLSRTEMSFESVTTDVKLYSRRRFQKEIRVVDTPGLFDSRPNMTNEKVKMMLATTGLLLAPGPHAFLLTIQLGQRLTEEEKAVFSHLVDIFGNDFLNYTIVVFTHGDELRKTKTNIEDFVKHAPTELANLLSQVFHRYVVFDNTKKGNSAKTLFDMVEGMVRRDQAMYYINQFFSDAETVISQVDEEVEHNYRPETLREKAREAMTGSELVQVINNIKRSASAASLSKEIDHEVKEAGKKKDDRELVSVLVRMIRTLSRREVNEGKRQSAIQSMMVSSSMVTLLPLLE, encoded by the exons ATGATGGCGTCGCCTACACGAG GGAGATTCGAAAATTTTCAAGAGCCTGAATGTCGCCTGGTTGTAGTTGGACGAACCGGAAGTGGCAAAAGCTCTGTCGTCAACATCCTGTTAGACGAAAATTTGTCACGAACTGAAATGTCTTTTGAATCCGTGACCACTGATGTAAAGCTTTACAGTCGCAGACGCTTTCAAAAGGAAATCCGA GTGGTGGACACACCAGGACTGTTTGATTCACGCCCCAACATGACCAACGAAAAAGTGAAGATGATGCTGGCGACTACCGGCCTGCTGCTGGCCCCTGGACCTCACGCCTTCCTGTTGACCATTCAGCTCGGCCAGCGACTGACCGAGGAGGAGAAAGCTGTCTTCAGTCATTTGGTTGACATCTTCGGCAACGATTTCCTCAACTACACCATCGTCGTCTTCACCCACGGCGACGAGCtgagaaaaactaaaactaatatAG AAGATTTTGTGAAGCATGCACCAACTGAGCTCGCGAATCTGCTCAGTCAGGTCTTTCATCGATATGTGGTCTTTGACAACaccaaaaaaggaaacagtgcGAAAACTCTCTTCGACATGGTCGAGGGTATGGTTCGAAGAGACCAGGCCATGTATTATATAAATCaa TTCTTCTCTGATGCGGAGACTGTGATCTCACAAGTAGACGAAGAAGTAGAACATAACTACCGTCCTGAAACACTCAGAGAAAAAGCCCGTGAAGCAATGACCGGAAGTGAGCTCGTACAGGTCATCAACAACATTAAAAG ATCAGCATCAGCTGCAAGCTTATCAAAAGAGATAGACCACGAAGTGAAGGAGGCAGGAAAGAAGAAGGACGACAGAGAACTGGTCAGCGTATTGGTTCGAATGATCCGCACTTTGTCCAGACGAGAGGTTAACGAGGGTAAAAGGCAGTCAGCAATTCAAAGCATGATGGTCTCGTCCTCTATGGTGACCCTATTGCCTCTTCTAGAATGA